The window GACCGTCAAAAAGCATCTCCGCGCGCAGGAGATTGCGCTGGAGAACCGGCTGCCCTGCATCTACCTTGTCGACAGCGGCGGCGCGAACCTGCCGCATCAGGCGGACGTGTTCCCCGACCGCGACCATTTCGGCCGCATCTTCTTCAATCAGGCGAACATGAGCGCGCGCGGCATCCCGCAGATCGCCTGTGTGATGGGCAGCTGCACGGCGGGCGGCGCCTATGTGCCCGCCATGTCCGACGAAACCGTCATCGTCCGCAATCAGGGGACGATCTTCCTCGCCGGCCCCCCGCTGGTGAAAGCCGCGACGGGCGAGGAAATCAGTGCCGAGGATCTGGGCGGCGGCGACCTGCACGGCCGAAAATCGGGCGTGGTCGATCATGTCGCGGAAAATGACGAACACGCCCTCACCATCGTCCGCGATATCGTCTCCTACCTCCAACCTCCCCGGAACGGGGAGGGGGACCATGCGCAGCATGGTGGAGGGGTAAAATCCCCCCGCGCGCCGAAATACGCGGCGGACGATCTGTACGGCATTATCCCCCAGGATGTCCGCGCGCCCTATGACGTGCGCGAAGTCATCGCCCGGCTGGTCGACGCGTCAGAGTTTCACGAGTTCAAGGCGCTCTATGGCACCACGCTTGTCTGCGGCTTTGCCCATATCTGGGGGATTCCGGTCGCCATCCTGGCGAACAACGGCGTGCTGTTCAGCGAGGCCGCGGTCAAGGGCGCGCATTTCATTCAGCTTGCGCAGCAACGCGGCATCCCCCTCCTGTTCCTGCAAAACATCTCCGGCTTCATGGTTGGCGGGAAGTATGAGGCAGAGGGGATTGCCAAGCACGGGGCAAAGCTGGTCACCGCCGTCGCCACCGCCACGGTGCCAAAGATCACGGTGCTGATCGGCGGCAGCTTCGGCGCGGGCAATTACGGCATGTGCGGCCGGGCCTATTCGCCCCGCTTCCTGTTCACCTGGCCCAATGCCCGGATCAGCGTGATGGGCGGGGAACAGGCCGCCAGCGTGCTCGCCACCGTCCACCGCGACGCGGATAACTGGACGCCCGAGCAAGCCGAGGCGTTCAAGGCCCCGATCCGCCAGCGGTACGAGGATGAGGGCAATCCCTGGCACGCGACCAGCCGCCTTTGGGACGACGGCATCATCGATCCCGTCCAGACCCGCGACGTGCTGGGCCTCGCCCTCGCCGCAACGCGCGAAGCCCCGGTCGCCGACACCGGCTTCGGCATCTTCCGAATGTGATCGGGATCGACGACAATAAACCTCCCCGGAACGGGGAGGGGGACCATGCGCAGCATGGTGGAGGGGTCTTCGCCACCACGCGCGAAACCATCCGCATGGCGCGCCGCGAGCGCCGATCCGGCAACCCGCCCGAAATACTGCTTTGGCGCGCGCTGAAACTCAGGCCGGGGGGCTTCAAGTTCCGGCGGCAACATCCGATTGGTCCCTACAGTCTCGATTTCGCCTGTCTCAGCGCCCGGCTTGCCATTGAAATCGACGGCGAAGCGCATGGTCGCGGCGATGCTCCCGACAAAGATCAGGTGCGCGACACGGCGCTGATGGCTCACGGGTTTCGCACCCTTCGCATCCCGGCGCGCGATGTGATGCAAACGGTGGACGACGTCGTGGTCGCCATCGTTACTGCGTGCCAGGCCGCTGGACCCCTCCACCATCCGCCGATGGCGGATGGTCCCCCTCCCCGTGCCGGGGAGGTTTAGGGATGCCCTGTCCTACACGCGCCCTGCACGGTAATCTGCGGCCAATGACCGCCAACCCTTTGATGCATCGGGATAACCCAACCACGCCGCGCCCGCCCAACCACCGTCAACCGCGCCCACAAACCGGGCCATTTGTGTCAAAACTGTCAAATCTCATCGGGGCCAACCCATGATCCAATCCCTCCTCATCGCCAACCGGGGCGAGATCGCCTGCCGGATCATCCGCACCGCACGGGCCATGGGCATCCGCACCGTCGCGGTCTATTCCGATGCCGATGCCAATGCGCTCCATGTCCGTCAGGCGGATCAGGCGGTGCATATCGGCCCGTCGCCCGCCCGCGAAAGCTATCTGGTGGGTGACAAGATCATCGCCGCTGCAAAGGCGACCGGCGCAGAGGCGATCCACCCCGGCTATGGCTTCCTGTCCGAAAATGCCGAGTTTGCAGAGGCGGTGACCGCCGCCGGGCTGATCTGGGTCGGGGCGACACCCCATTCGATCCGCGCCATGGGCCTGAAGGACGCGGCGAAGCGGCTGATGGCGGCCGCTGGCGTCCCCGTCACCCCCGGCTATCTGGGCGAGGACCAGTCGCCCGAACGCCTGCATGCCGAAGCCGACGCCATCGGCTATCCCGTGCTGATCAAGGCGGTGGCCGGCGGCGGCGGCAAGGGGATGCGTAGGGTAGAGGCGAGCGCCGACTTCCCCGATGCGCTGGCCAGCTGCAAGCGAGAGGCCGCGTCCAGCTTTGGCGACGACCGCGTCATCATCGAAAAATACATCCTGTCGCCCCGCCATATCGAGGTGCAGGTGTTCGGCGACACCCATGGCAATGTCGTCCACCTGTTCGAGCGGGATTGCTCGCTCCAGCGCCGCCACCAGAAGGTGATCGAGGAGGCCCCCGCACCGGGGATGAGCGCCGAAGCGCGCGACGCGATCTGCGCCGCCGCCGTCCGTGCGGCCCAGGCGGTGGACTATGTCGGGGCGGGCACCATCGAGTTCATTGCCGACGCCAGCGACGGTCTGCGCGCCGACCGCACCTGGTTCATGGAAATGAACACCCGGCTTCAGGTCGAACATCCGGTGACCGAGGAGATCACCGGCGTCGATCTGGTCGAATGGCAACTCCGTGTCGCCAGCGGTGAACCGCTCCCAAAGCGGCAGCAAGACCTGTCGATCAACGGCCACGCCATCGAAGCACGGCTCTATGCGGAGGACCCGGCCAAGGGCTTCCTGCCGAGTGTCGGGCGTCTGGATTATCTGGATTTAGGCAAGTCTGGACGTGTCGAAACTGGCGTCGAGCAAGGCGACGCCATTTCATCCTTTTACGATCCGATGGTGGCAAAGTTGATCTGCCACGGCAAAACCCGGCATGCCGCACGCACGGGGCTAACGGCCGTTCTCAATGATGTTCAGGTTTTTCCGGTTAAGACGAATGCTGGCTTTCTGAGACGACTGTTAAGTCTGCCCGAGTTCGTCAGCGGCGCAATCGATACCGGGCTGATCTCACGGATCGGTGAGGTCATTACGGAACAGCCTGTGTCAGACGCCGTGCTGCTGGCTGCGTTGAGTTGGCGGCTTGAGACCTACATGGCTGCCGAAGCAGCGGGTGATATTGCGATGGCGCCGGAAGCATTGTTCGGCTTTCGGCTCAACCGGCCGCGAGCGCCCGCGCATCTGCCATTCACCATGAACGGGGCGCATCACGTTGCTTACGCACTGCCAACCCGTACCCGCGCGGATTGGGAATGGGCGCTTACAATTGATGGCAGAATCGATCTCAAAGCGGAGACACTGCCGACAACGTATGGACCGTCGGCAGAAGACAACCCTTGCGGTCCGGTCATGATATTCGACGGTGGCGACGCCTATGAGGTTCGATTCGGCGCCGACCATGATGCTGCCGGGATTGGAACAACCGCAGACGGTGCCATCCTAGCTCCCATGCCGGGCCGGATCACCGCCGTCGAAGTTACCGCCGGCCAGTCCGTCGCCAAGGGCCAGCGCCTGCTGACGCTGGAGGCGATGAAGATGGAACACGCGCTGACCGCGCCGTTCGACGGGACGGTGGCCGAACTCAACGTCGCCGAAAACGGTCAGGTGACGGAGGGGGCCGTGCTGGTCCGCGTGGAACGGGCAGGGGAATAGGCGCTGGTTCAAATCTCGACACGAACCACCAAGTCTGGCTAGGCGAGCGTCATGCAGGACCATTACGACATCGCCATCGTCGGGGCGGGCCATGGCGGCGCCCAACTCGCCATTACGCTGCGCCAGCGCGGATATGACGGGACCATCGCCCTGATCGGGGAGGAACCGGAACTGCCCTATGAGCGCCCGCCGCTCAGCAAGGAATATCTGTCCGGTGACAAGCCCTGGGAACGGATGCTGATCCGCCAGCCCGCGTTCTGGGAGGAACGGCAGATCGCGATGCTGACCGGCCGCCGCGTTGTCTCGGTCGATCCAATCACGAAGCAGCTGGCGACCGCTGATGGCGCATCCATCGGCTATGGCCAGCTTGTCTGGGCGACGGGCGGTGCGCCCCGACGGCTCGCCTGCGACGGGGCCGATCTGTCGGGCGTGTTCACCGTCCGCACCCGCGCCGATGCCGATACGATGATCGCCGCCCTGCCGGGGGTGGAGCAGGTCGTGGTGATCGGCGGGGGCTATATCGGTCTGGAGGCGGCGGCAGTACTGACCAAGCTGGGTCGCCGCGTCGTCCTGATAGAGGCGCTGGACCGCGTGCTCGCCCGCGTCGCTGGCGAACCGCTTTCGCGCTTTTTCGAGGATGCCCACCGCGCCCACGGGGTCGACCTCCGCCTGAACAGCGCCGTTGCCTGCATCGAGGGGACGGATGGCCGGGCGACGGGCGTCCGGCTGGCCGATGGGGAAATCATCCCGGCGCAGATGATCGTCGTCGGCATCGGCATCGTGCCGGCCGTCGAACCGCTTCTGGCCGCCGGGGCGCAGGGCGGAGCGGGGGGCGTGCTGGTGGATGGCGAATGCCGCACCAGCCTGCCCGACATCTTTGCGATCGGCGACTGCGCCGCCCATGTGAACCGCTTTGCCGCGGGCGAAGCGCCGATCCGGCTGGAATCGGTTCAGAACGCGCATGATCATGCCAATCTGGTCGCCCGCCTGCTGACCGGGGATACGGGGCTTTCCTACGATGCCGTCCCCTGGTTCTGGTCGAACCAATATGACCTGAAGCTGCAGACAGTGGGCCTCTCCACGGGCCATGACACAACGGTCACCCGTGGTGATCCGGCCGGCGGGCGCTTCTCCCTGATCTATCTGCGACAAGGTCGGGTGATCGCACTCGACTGCGTCAACATGACGAAGGACTATGTTCAGGGGCGCAAGCTCGTCGAAACCGGGGCCGTCGTTCCGCCCGATCGGCTGGCAGATGCCGATATCCCTCTGAAGGAGGTGATCGCGGCAGAATAGGATTGTTTCGATCGTGATGCGACCAGCTGTGCCAATATGCGTTGGGCCGACATGAAACGACTTTGGTTCATCACCAATCCCGGATCGGGCACGACCAGCGCCGAAAAGTGCGAGGCGATCGTGGCGGTCTTCGCGGAACGCGGCCTGACGCTTGCCGGGCGCACCGATTTTCCGGAACAGGCCATGCCGACGCCGGACGATCTGGAACGCGATGGCATCGACACGATCGTCCTGTTCGCCGGTGACGGCACCATCAACACCGCACTTTGTGCCCTGCATGACTGGGATGGCGGCTTCCTGATCCTGCCCGGCGGCACGATGAATCTGCTGGCAAAGGGGCTGCACGACAGCCTTGACCCCGCGGCCATCATCCATGCCGCGCATGAGGGGGCGCGCAAGGTTGCACTGCCCTGGGTCGATACCGATGCCGGTCGCGCCTTTGTCGGCCTGATCCTTGGCCCGGCGGCGCAATGGTATCGGGCGCGGGAGGGGGCACGGCATCGCCGCTTCGGTCAGATGTTCGCCGCCATCCGCTATGCCTGGCGTCGCACCTTTGGTCGGGGCATCCGGGTGCGCGGTGTGCCGGGCATGGACGACAGCTATCAGGCGGTGTTCGTCCGGCCGGACATGGAGGGGCTCGACGTTGCCGCGATCGACGCGCGCGACTGGCGCTCGATCATCGACCTTGGCTGGAACTGGCTGACCGGCGAATGGGTCGCCGCCCGTCCGGTGACGCAGCAGATCGTGCGAGAAATGCGCGTGGCGGGCCGCCGCCCGGCTCTTGCCCTGTTCGATGGCGAGCCGGTTTCCCTGCCCGCCGGCGCCCCGATCCGATGGGCGATCAGCACCGAACGGTTCCTGTCCACCAAAGACGCCGGGGCCGCAGGATGATCCGCCTGTTCCACGTCAGCGACCTCCATTTCGGGCGAGAGGATCGGGTGGCGCTGGACTGGTTCGCCCGCGCGGTCGCGGCAGAGGCGCCCGATGCCGTCGTCATGACCGGCGACCTCACTCAGTCCGCCCGGTCACGCGAATTTGCCGCGGCCACGGAATGGCTTGAGGGGCTGGGCGTGCCCGTCACGGTAGAGGTGGGCAATCACGACCTGCCGATGCTGAACCCGGTGGCGCGGATGACCATGCCCTACCGCCGCTTCCTCAAGCTTGAGCGGCTGATCGAGCGGCCACTGCAGATCGAGGGGGTGGCCATCGTCCCCCTGCGCACGACCGCCCGGTTCCAGTGGCGACTGAACTGGGCAAAGGGTCATGTGTCGCGCCGTCACCTGGCGCAGGCGGTCGCGCATCTCGGCACACGACCGCAGGGCGCGGTGTCGCTGGTCACCGCCCATCATCCGCTGGTCGAAGCTGGGACGGTGATGAACGCGCGCACCCGCCGCGGGCCGGAGGCGCTGGCCG of the Sphingomonas sp. BGYR3 genome contains:
- a CDS encoding acetyl/propionyl/methylcrotonyl-CoA carboxylase subunit alpha, with product MIQSLLIANRGEIACRIIRTARAMGIRTVAVYSDADANALHVRQADQAVHIGPSPARESYLVGDKIIAAAKATGAEAIHPGYGFLSENAEFAEAVTAAGLIWVGATPHSIRAMGLKDAAKRLMAAAGVPVTPGYLGEDQSPERLHAEADAIGYPVLIKAVAGGGGKGMRRVEASADFPDALASCKREAASSFGDDRVIIEKYILSPRHIEVQVFGDTHGNVVHLFERDCSLQRRHQKVIEEAPAPGMSAEARDAICAAAVRAAQAVDYVGAGTIEFIADASDGLRADRTWFMEMNTRLQVEHPVTEEITGVDLVEWQLRVASGEPLPKRQQDLSINGHAIEARLYAEDPAKGFLPSVGRLDYLDLGKSGRVETGVEQGDAISSFYDPMVAKLICHGKTRHAARTGLTAVLNDVQVFPVKTNAGFLRRLLSLPEFVSGAIDTGLISRIGEVITEQPVSDAVLLAALSWRLETYMAAEAAGDIAMAPEALFGFRLNRPRAPAHLPFTMNGAHHVAYALPTRTRADWEWALTIDGRIDLKAETLPTTYGPSAEDNPCGPVMIFDGGDAYEVRFGADHDAAGIGTTADGAILAPMPGRITAVEVTAGQSVAKGQRLLTLEAMKMEHALTAPFDGTVAELNVAENGQVTEGAVLVRVERAGE
- a CDS encoding metallophosphoesterase, with translation MIRLFHVSDLHFGREDRVALDWFARAVAAEAPDAVVMTGDLTQSARSREFAAATEWLEGLGVPVTVEVGNHDLPMLNPVARMTMPYRRFLKLERLIERPLQIEGVAIVPLRTTARFQWRLNWAKGHVSRRHLAQAVAHLGTRPQGAVSLVTAHHPLVEAGTVMNARTRRGPEALAALARAGADAVLTGHVHDPFDIPYRLEGRTIRLIGAGTLSERLRSEPPSFNELRIDRGEIQSQIRRMT
- a CDS encoding FAD-dependent oxidoreductase, which translates into the protein MQDHYDIAIVGAGHGGAQLAITLRQRGYDGTIALIGEEPELPYERPPLSKEYLSGDKPWERMLIRQPAFWEERQIAMLTGRRVVSVDPITKQLATADGASIGYGQLVWATGGAPRRLACDGADLSGVFTVRTRADADTMIAALPGVEQVVVIGGGYIGLEAAAVLTKLGRRVVLIEALDRVLARVAGEPLSRFFEDAHRAHGVDLRLNSAVACIEGTDGRATGVRLADGEIIPAQMIVVGIGIVPAVEPLLAAGAQGGAGGVLVDGECRTSLPDIFAIGDCAAHVNRFAAGEAPIRLESVQNAHDHANLVARLLTGDTGLSYDAVPWFWSNQYDLKLQTVGLSTGHDTTVTRGDPAGGRFSLIYLRQGRVIALDCVNMTKDYVQGRKLVETGAVVPPDRLADADIPLKEVIAAE
- a CDS encoding DUF559 domain-containing protein; protein product: MIGIDDNKPPRNGEGDHAQHGGGVFATTRETIRMARRERRSGNPPEILLWRALKLRPGGFKFRRQHPIGPYSLDFACLSARLAIEIDGEAHGRGDAPDKDQVRDTALMAHGFRTLRIPARDVMQTVDDVVVAIVTACQAAGPLHHPPMADGPPPRAGEV
- a CDS encoding diacylglycerol kinase family protein, with amino-acid sequence MKRLWFITNPGSGTTSAEKCEAIVAVFAERGLTLAGRTDFPEQAMPTPDDLERDGIDTIVLFAGDGTINTALCALHDWDGGFLILPGGTMNLLAKGLHDSLDPAAIIHAAHEGARKVALPWVDTDAGRAFVGLILGPAAQWYRAREGARHRRFGQMFAAIRYAWRRTFGRGIRVRGVPGMDDSYQAVFVRPDMEGLDVAAIDARDWRSIIDLGWNWLTGEWVAARPVTQQIVREMRVAGRRPALALFDGEPVSLPAGAPIRWAISTERFLSTKDAGAAG
- a CDS encoding carboxyl transferase domain-containing protein, with amino-acid sequence MTAPVLPTAVQPDSEGFRANTAHNRALAEKLRADVARAALGGSESARAKHSARGKLLPRDRVERLLDPGSPFLEIGQLAAFDLYDGEVPGAGVIAGIGRVSGRQVMILANDATVKGGTYFPMTVKKHLRAQEIALENRLPCIYLVDSGGANLPHQADVFPDRDHFGRIFFNQANMSARGIPQIACVMGSCTAGGAYVPAMSDETVIVRNQGTIFLAGPPLVKAATGEEISAEDLGGGDLHGRKSGVVDHVAENDEHALTIVRDIVSYLQPPRNGEGDHAQHGGGVKSPRAPKYAADDLYGIIPQDVRAPYDVREVIARLVDASEFHEFKALYGTTLVCGFAHIWGIPVAILANNGVLFSEAAVKGAHFIQLAQQRGIPLLFLQNISGFMVGGKYEAEGIAKHGAKLVTAVATATVPKITVLIGGSFGAGNYGMCGRAYSPRFLFTWPNARISVMGGEQAASVLATVHRDADNWTPEQAEAFKAPIRQRYEDEGNPWHATSRLWDDGIIDPVQTRDVLGLALAATREAPVADTGFGIFRM